The genomic DNA ACCACCTGTGCGTTTGGTTCAACTCGCTGCAGGACTCATTAACGTGGCATGTTTGAACATCCTCACACGCACATAAAAAGGTTCCTTGGCTGGTGATTAAATGACAGTGGAGCTAAATCTTCTGATGTTGTCTATCTTTTGGGGCAGATTGCTACACACGTACCCCCATGAATACTAATATTTGCGTTGTCTTTGTCTGGCAGAGATCCGACGGGACCTCCCGCACGGTTACCCGGGTGACGGGAATCCGGCTCAGGCATCCCGAGTGTTCACCTACTGGTCTGGATGGATTAATTATATCTTGCGGAAGGAGCAACATTGTGTTTTGGTCATATTAAGAAATTTACTTTCTGCTCTTGGTGTGATAAGACTATTTGAAATACGCACGGCtcttaaattaaatatatatgttTAATCATAAATCTGTCCGTGCGCACGGGTTATGAGATGTGCATTAGAtctaatatgtatatatataatatatatgttGACCTTCCCCCGCCATAAATCAAACACTTCGGAGGCGGAGAGCGACGTCATGAGGCCAGGCGGGGAGCGCGCCAGTGCGCCTTCGCCACTCCGTCATAAACACTCCGGCGTGTCCGCCGTCGGGAGTCCGACTCGAGCTGCGGAGCGCATGTGCAGCGCCTCCGCGCGTCCGCGGCCGACAGACGTCCAGGGTGCACGACAGAAAGTTACTTTTCCTCGGACATGTGAGGTGGAGGCACTTTTGCGCGAAGCCAGGGGAGATCTGGAGGGTTCCCGATGGAGACGACGACAGTTTACACGGGAGAGATGACCACCGCCGCAGGTCCGACCGTGCCCCCCCCGCAGCTGACATCGGAACAGATCACGGTGGTCGCCGCGTCCTGTGAgtgaaaatgaaatcattttctccgtcgttgcttctttttttatacGGGATCGTCTTATTTTCCCTCGCTGAGCGCATCTGCGGCGCGGCCGGTGCgacttctttgtctttgtgcctGACGTTATGGTCGCGATCCCTGTGTAATAACATTTAATGAATAATCCAATCAGGTTCTTTTCACGCTGCCACTGTTTTGGACAGACTGGcaagagcagaggagggagattACACCTTAAAGCGTTCAAATCCCAACTCCAGTCTGTCAGTGGGAACATGAAACTTTCTCAGGCTGAACTTTTTCAGAAGACCCAGTGGTGATgactgtcccctctgtcccctctgtccccagTTTTCTCCCTGGTGTTTTTTGTGGTCGTCCTGGTGCTGATCTCCATTATTTACAACAAGGATCCTCACTGTTGTAAAGCCCGCTCCTGCCGAGGCCAACGCACGGATATGGTAAGGCCCTTTTTCCCACACGGGGACACAGAAACTGCCTTTTGTGCAGCGTCCTCCTTTAGAGGAAACAAATGATATTCTATATTCAGCCAAGCGAAAGACGCGTCAAACTGAATTTTCACGGCTGCGGTAGAAGGGCTGGAATAAACCTGATACCATCGCCGCCATTTGCCTCAGTTAAATTAGCTGCCCCGCGGACACGACCATGGGATTGGACACACGTTTGTCCTATAATAGAGAGACGAGTTCAGAACCGGTGTAAGGAAATCAGCCCATTTGGGTATAAAGTGAGCGGCAGCACTGTCCCTGTGTCACCGGGGTGTGAAGCGGAAAGGTGAAAGTAGCCTGTCATTGGcccttctgcttcctgtccctGACATGCTTCTCGCCTCTCaggggtgtttgtttgtttgagtgTTATCTCTAGATAGCAAGGGACGACTCATACCCCCCCACAACCACCTATGTCAGCAGACAGGAAACTGCTCCGCTGCGGTTTCCAGAGAAAGGCCTCTCCCGTCCCATTTGAGGAACCAACAGTGCGTTCCGCCGGAACAAACGGACCGCATTATGGCCCGCCTGTTACTCACGGCGTGCCTGATAAGAAACCACAGGACGTGCTCGGCGTCCCCTCCCCTGAGCTCAGCCTCAGCAGTTTGGGCTCTCGGATGGTTGCTCTGAATGTCGCcgctgtgtggggggggggagcggcgtCGTTGGAAGACGGAGTCTCCCTTCGTGTCCTTAACTTCATCGTCCCATGCCCGCTTCAGTTCGCAGCATGAATGGTGGGCAGAGCCcattgtgtgtgttggggacaCAGGGAGAGGACAATGAGTCCTCTTTGGCTTTGCGGTGGTGAAAAAGgcacgctgctgctgtcctccccCCGGATTCACCTCTGATTTTACACGGTTGTGCTTTTGAATCGGTGGCAAACGCACAAAAGGACGagtctccctctttctcccctgtCCTGAGGACTTTTTGGGGAGTTCTTAAAGGGCTCAAAACAGTGTGAGGGAAAGTGACCTTTGCCATCGCATTTTTCAAGGCGGTGAGGGCCGTGGCAGAGGTCAGCGGAGTGCGCCGCTCGGCCTGTGAGTGATGTCATTGTTTAACCGGCCTGGGAAAATGATAAATCTGAAATTCCTCCACTTATCTGTCGTGCACGCCGGACTCCCGACCGGTTGCGGCGGACATCGTCCAACAGCCGGGACACCTGAATCCCTTTAAGGCGTCTCAGATGAGGCACGACGCCGCGACGTGTATCGGGGTGCGCTCGTTAGCGGGTACCTGCCTCTGTTAAAAGGACGGTCGCTGAGAGAGGCCGTGGTTTATTGCCTGGGGAGCCTGGGGACACAGTAGGACGCCCCATTGTTCCGAGAACAAAAAGGCAACTCGTTTAAACCCAAGGCAATTACTTGTTTTCCTGGTAGCCTTTTCATTCCGGGACCCTTGCTCCTTATACAGTCAGACTGTGACAGGCCTTGTTCTGGAGGGGGTGGGTcgataggggggggggggtgcagaaaTTGGAGGGTGGCGATTGTATTGATGGGATAATTTATGGTATGGCCAAACCAAACAGCGTCTGCAGCGATGAAACCAGGCACGAAAATCGCTCAATTAGGCAGAAAAGACTCTTTTTTGGACTAATTGCGGTGATTGAGGTGTTGTAGGACAACTGGTTAAAGGAGAGGCGTACAAACAGAggcattttaaatattaactaCGGCCCTGTTGCCCTCTGACGtgccgctgctgcctgttttACAGGGCGCTCCGCCTCAGTactacagcagcaggcagatgcTGGTGGGCTCGCCTTGCCTCGACACGACACAGGCCCCAGATGACACGGACGCTCAGGTGAGAGGTCCCGGGAGGCATAATCTTCAGATTCGGGGGGCTTCGGAAAGGACCCATCCGCTCGGCTTAAAGAGACGGGACTCCTTTGGGTCATCATTATCCACAATCCTCGGGGCTGACAGGCCGCCGTTTCCTGTCCTTAATATAACTGTCGCTCTGTGTGTCCCCGTGTGTCCTGTCAGCAGGCGGCTCAGCTGTTTTACGTGGGCCTGCCCTCCAGCTACAGCCTGCCCTCGCTGGAAGCCCCCCTGCCGAGGCTCCCCTCCTACGAGAGCGTCCGTAAAAAGGACCGCCAGAGGCAGATCCACATGATGATCGCAGATCGCTTCGGCTTAAATGGACCCATTGAGACCGAGGTAGGTGACGTTGGGGCTTGAGGGTGGACCAGAGCGGGAGGTGGCGGAGGCCGCTGCGGGGAGTCTTCGCGTGTGTCGAGTCCTTGTGGACCGACAATTGCTGAGTCCAGCCACAAAGcagctctaataactctaatCTATTCCATTTGGAAGTTGTGATTCTTCTTTATTTACTGGTCACCAGGCAACTGATGTAAGACCGTCCAGCTCTAAAATGGACGCTCTTTTCCTTCGCATTAGACCCAGGCAAACGTTAATGTCACATTCGACTGTTTGCAAAGTAACTCATCTGataagctaaatgctaattttATGCTCCATGctccctccctgctgctgactgCTAATGATACCTCAGCTAATGTTGGTACATTTAACCCCTGCAAGATGACCTTCAAATCAAGGACCTGTCCTCGCCAATCATTTAATGGCGAGACCGCCGAATGGATCGGCACCGAGGTCAGACGTTAGCTGTTCTTAAACCAAAGGGGACACGCACAACGAGAAGCACAACTGCTGTCATTCATTACTGAAGATAAGATTAGATAGCATTCGGAGAGCGGTAAACAGATGCCGGCGCCTCTAATGCTCCCCGCTGAATTGTGCTCGCGGTGGCTTTCAAGGCTCCACCGTGTTGATCGTTCCCTTTTGACTCCCACAACGCTTGAGTAAACAAGGTAATGAGAAAAAGGCACATCAAACATAATTAAAGTCAGCATCATCAGTGCAAACAGGAGCCAGGAATGCAGCTTTGTGCTCCTGACTTCCCCTGTTTGACCTTCTCCATCTTTTTGGACTTAATTAAACAATCCCTAgaatgacaacacacacacacacacacacacacacatgcataaatgAGTCTCCTCTTGTCTCACCCCCCATCTAAAGAGGAGTTCGAATGACTTCCCCCTTCATGTAAGGGTGTGAGGTGTCTGCCCAACGGCCCAAGGAGGAATGGTCGTAAAACTTTGtggcctgctgtgtgtgtgtgtgtgtgtgtgtgtgtgtgtgtctgtgtgtgtgtgtgtgtgtgtgtgtgtgtgtctggtgcaTGTTTCAGACACAGCCCAGGGTTGTAGGGTCGCGCTTGTCGCCCGAGACGCTAATTAAGAGATAAAAATGGTTCTCTGGGAGTGTGAATCCACTCGGAGAGATACAGAACATCCAGTATGGAGACTTTTGTGGAATATGAACAGAAACTTTACAGTTTTTTTCAGGGACAGATATCAAAGCTGAGGTTTATTTGTCCTGTACGCTCAGTGTTTGGTGTCTGTGATAATGACGGTCGTGCTGACTATGATTCTTGTTTACAGTTTGGACGGAA from Takifugu rubripes chromosome 5, fTakRub1.2, whole genome shotgun sequence includes the following:
- the LOC105416422 gene encoding uncharacterized protein isoform X3, with the protein product METTTVYTGEMTTAAGPTVPPPQLTSEQITVVAASFFSLVFFVVVLVLISIIYNKDPHCCKARSCRGQRTDMQAAQLFYVGLPSSYSLPSLEAPLPRLPSYESVRKKDRQRQIHMMIADRFGLNGPIETEPPPTYEESIRQSVALPCDILSGVDTSHLESFCSQAAPPPGSPVLPV
- the LOC105416422 gene encoding uncharacterized protein isoform X2 encodes the protein METTTVYTGEMTTAAGPTVPPPQLTSEQITVVAASFFSLVFFVVVLVLISIIYNKDPHCCKARSCRGQRTDMGAPPQYYSSRQMLVGSPCLDTTQAPDDTDAQAAQLFYVGLPSSYSLPSLEAPLPRLPSYESVRKKDRQRQIHMMIADRFGLNGPIETEPPPTYEESIRQSVALPCDILSGVDTSHLESFCSQAAPPPGSPVLPV
- the LOC105416422 gene encoding uncharacterized protein isoform X1, whose product is METTTVYTGEMTTAAGPTVPPPQLTSEQITVVAASFFSLVFFVVVLVLISIIYNKDPHCCKARSCRGQRTDMGAPPQYYSSRQMLVGSPCLDTTQAPDDTDAQQAAQLFYVGLPSSYSLPSLEAPLPRLPSYESVRKKDRQRQIHMMIADRFGLNGPIETEPPPTYEESIRQSVALPCDILSGVDTSHLESFCSQAAPPPGSPVLPV